A genome region from Labrus mixtus chromosome 9, fLabMix1.1, whole genome shotgun sequence includes the following:
- the LOC132980545 gene encoding extracellular calcium-sensing receptor-like has product MHKPGDVILGGLFEVHYTSVFPELTFTSEPSQPSCQGFDPSGFRHAMTMAFAIDEINKNSNLLPNLTLGYSLYDNCATLVVGFSAALSLVSGREEQFMIQENCLGTPPVLGIVGDSFSTFSIATSDVIGLFKLPMVSYFATCSCLSDRKRFPSFFRTIPNDAFQVQAMIQILKRFGWTWAGLLVSDDDYGLHVARAFQSDLAQSGGGCLAYSKILPWGDKPTELKRIVEVMKKSTARVVIVFAHQIHMIQLMEEVVKQKVKGLQWLASEAWASAAVLQTPRLMPYLGGTLGIAIRRGDIPGLREFLSQIRPEFNDINWDENSMVRQFWEYTFQCRFSPPPVWAEAGGALCTGNEDLQKAKTEFLDVSNLRPEYNIYKAVYSLAYALDDMLRCVPGTGPFSRPSCAALQRLEAWQLMYYLEKVNFTTPFGDQVSFDENGNALPIYDIMNWLWLPDGTTKLQTVGVVIKSAFKGEKLTLHEDQIFWNFDSKQPPQSVCSESCQPGTRITRKKGQPICCFDCVPCSEGKYSNGTDSMECTSCPEDFWSSPKHDRCVPKKTEFLSFHEPLGICLTTASLLGTFLCSVVLVIFIHHRSTPMVRANNAELSFLLLVSLKLCFLCSLLFIGRPRLWTCKLRHATFGIIFVLCVSCILVKTMVVLAVFKASKPGGGAVLKWFGTMQQRGTVLVLTSIQAVICTVWIVISSPSPHKNTKYYNDKIVYECVVGSTIGFVVLLGYIGFLAIISFLLAFLARNLPDNFNEAKLITFSMLIFCAVWVAFVPAYVNSPGKYADAVEIFAILASSFGLLVALFGPKCYIILLRPEWNTKKAIMGRANTNLSK; this is encoded by the exons ATGCACAAGCCGGGTGATGTGATTTTAGGTGGGCTGTTTGAAGTCCACTACACCTCTGTCTTCCCTGAACTGACATTCACCTCGGAGCCGAGTCAGCCCAGCTGCCAAGG TTTTGACCCTTCAGGGTTCAGGCATGCCATGACCATGGCCTTTGCTATTGATGAGATCAACAAAAACTCCAACCTGCTTCCAAATTTGACTCTGGGATACAGTCTGTATGATAACTGTGCCACACTTGTAGTTGGGTTCAGTGCTGCCTTGTCTTTGGTCAGCGGTAGAGAAGAACAGTTCATGATTCAGGAAAACTGTTTGGGGACCCCTCCAGTCCTGGGGATTGTGGGTGATTCCTTCTCTACATTTTCTATTGCCACTTCTGATGTGATCGGTTTATTCAAATTGCCCATG GTGAGTTATTTTGCTACATGTTCCTGCTTGAGTGATCGGAAACGGTTTCCATCCTTCTTCAGAACAATACCAAATGATGCTTTCCAG GTGCAAGCTATGATACAGATCCTCAAACGATTTGGCTGGACCTGGGCAGGCCTGCTTGTCAGTGATGATGACTATGGACTCCATGTTGCTCGAGCCTTTCAGTCAGACTTAGCTCAGTCTGGTGGAGGTTGTCTGGCCTACTCAAAGATTTTGCCATGGGGCGACAAGCCAACAGAACTGAAGAGGATTGTGGAAGTGATGAAGAAATCCACAGCTCGTGTGGTCATTGTGTTTGCCCATCAAATCCACATGATTCAACTAATGGAAGag gTGGTAAAGCAAAAGGTGAAAGGCCTGCAGTGGCTGGCAAGTGAAGCTTGGGCATCAGCTGCTGTGCTCCAGACACCCCGTCTCATGCCGTATCTGGGAGGCACACTGGGGATTGCCATTCGACGAGGAGATATACCAGGGCTAAGGGAATTCCTCTCACAAATACGTCCTGAATTTAATGACATTAATTGGGATGAAAATAGTATG GTAAGGCAGTTTTGGGAATACACTTTCCAGTGTAGATTTTCTCCACCTCCAGTTTGGGCTGAAGCTGGGGGAGCACTATGCACTGGAAATGAAGACTTACAGAAAGCTAAGACTGAATTTTTGGACGTTTCAAACCTCAGGCCAGAGTACAATATATATAAAGCAGTGTATTCTCTGGCTTATGCCCTTGATGACATGCTGCGTTGTGTGCCTGGGACAGGGCCTTTCAGTAGGCCCAGCTGTGCTGCTCTGCAGAGACTTGAAGCATGGCAG CTCATGTATTACTTGGAAAAGGTCAACTTCACCACACCATTTGGTGATCAAGTGTCATTTGATGAGAATGGTAATGCCTTGCCGATCTATGACATAATGAACTGGTTGTGGCTCCCTGATGGAACAACAAAGCTGCAGACTGTTGGTGTTGTTATAAAGTCGGCCTTCAAAGGAGAAAAGCTCACGCTTCATGAAGACCAAATCTTCTGGAACTTTGACTCCAAAcag CCACCACAGTCAGTGTGCAGTGAGAGCTGTCAACCAGGTACCCGCATAACCAGGAAAAAGGGGCAGCCCATTTGCTGTTTTGACTGTGTCCCTTGTTCTGAAGGAAAGTATAGCAATGGAACAG ACTCCATGGAGTGCACCAGTTGTCCAGAGGACTTCTGGTCGAGCCCAAAACATGACCGATGTGTGCCTAAGAAGACagagtttctctcttttcatgaGCCGTTGGGTATCTGCTTGACAACTGCCTCATTGCTGGGCACATTTCTCTGTTCTGTCGTCCTGGTAATCTTCATCCATCATCGCAGCACACCCATGGTACGAGCCAACAATGCAGAACTGAGTTTCCTCCTCCTAGTGTCACTTAAACtatgttttctgtgttcacTTTTGTTTATTGGCCGCCCCAGATTATGGACGTGCAAGTTGAGACATGCAACATTTGGCATAATCTTTGTGCTTTGTGTCTCATGTATTCTGGTGAAAACTATGGTGGTTCTTGCTGTGTTCAAAGCCTCCAAACCAGGAGGTGGAGCTGTTCTCAAGTGGTTTGGTACCATGCAACAGAGAGGGACAGTCCTGGTTCTTACTTCTATTCAGGCAGTAATTTGCACCGTCTGGATTGTCATCTCCTCACCATCTCCacataaaaacaccaaatacTACAATGACAAGatagtgtatgaatgtgttgttgGGTCCACCATTGGCTTTGTTGTCTTATTGGGTTACATTGGCTTTCTGGCAATCATCAGCTTCCTGCTTGCATTTCTGGCAAGGAATCTTCCTGACAACTTCAATGAGGCCAAACTCATCACTTTCAGTATGCTTATTTTCTGTGCTGTGTGGGTGGCCTTTGTCCCTGCTTATGTCAACTCACCAGGCAAATATGCAGATGCAGTGGAAATATTTGCCATTCTGGCCTCCAGTTTTGGTCTGTTGGTGGCACTGTTTGGACCCAAATGTTACATAATCCTGCTGAGACCAGAGTGGAACACAAAGAAAGCAATCATGGGGAGAGCAAACACCAATTTGTCAAAGTAG
- the LOC132980550 gene encoding extracellular calcium-sensing receptor-like, translated as MYLGLTRLNSALVSISSEKDLKERAAPEVSTGAASVKCQLQGVTRPPAFSMDGDYIIGGVFSIHYYMHTVKHNYTSLPEPLRCTGSLDSRELRFSRAMVFAIEEINNSTELLPGIKLGYQIHDSCASVPVAVHVAFQLANGLDQVFSTSEKCSQSGMAVAIIGESGSTPSISMSRVISSFAIPQVSHFATCECLSDKQQYPNFFRTIPSDQFQADALAKLVKHFGWTWIGAVRSDSDYGNNGMASFLDAARKEGICVEYSESFYRTNPRSKIQRVADVIRRSTAVVVVAFVASGDLRILLEELSLKPSPPRQWIGSESWVTDPDMLRFSFCAGAIGFGIQQSVIPGFRDFLLDLSPTEVAASPMLTEFWEDTFNCKLGKTTSEGESVCAGTEDIHTLQSPYTDTSQLRVTNMVYKAAYAIAHAIHDTVCWNTNTTAQCDKFSRIESQEVLNQLKKVDFIQNGYHVSFDVNGDPVAIYELVNWQRSQSGSIELVTVGHYNASLPVGKEFHINKDLTWVEGGTQVPVSMCTDSCPPGTRKVLQKGKPICCYDCIPCPEGEISNATDSSDCFPCLREFWPNSERNTCFPKPVEFLSFNEVLGIVLAAFSVGGACLAITIAAVFLRHRKTPIVRANNSELSFLLLFSLTLCFLCSLAFIGAPSEWSCMLRHTAFGITFVLCISCVLGKTIVVLMAFRATLPGSNVMKWFGPPQQRMTVVFFTFIQVLICTIWLILSPPFPMKNLTIYKERVILECALGSAIGFWAVLGYIGLLAIFCFVLAVLARKLPDNFNEAKLITFSMLIFCAVWITFIPAYVSSPGKFTVAVEIFAILASSFGLILCIFAPKCFIILFKPEKNTKKHLMNKYQS; from the exons ATGTATCTGGGTTTGACTAGACTGAATTCAGCTCTAGTCTCTATTAGTTCTGAGAAAGATCTGAAAGAAAGGGCTGCTCCGGAGGTCAGCACCGGGGCCGCATCTGTGAAATGTCAGCTTCAGGGTGTCACTCGTCCTCCTGCCTTCTCAATGGATGGTGACTACATTATTGGGGGTGTTTTCTCCATACATTACTACATGCACACAGTGAAGCATAACTACACCAGCCTGCCAGAGCCACTGAGGTGCACAGGGAG CTTGGACTCCCGTGAACTGCGCTTCTCGCGCGCAATGGTCTTCGCCATTGAGGAGATAAACAACAGCACGGAGCTGCTGCCGGGCATCAAGCTCGGTTACCAGATCCATGACTCGTGCGCTTCAGTGCCTGTGGCAGTGCACGTGGCATTCCAGCTGGCAAACGGTCTTGACCAAGTGTTTAGTACCAGCGAAAAATGCTCGCAATCCGGTATGGCAGTGGCTATTATTGGAGAGTCTGGGTCCACGCCTTCCATCAGCATGTCGCGCGTAATCAGCTCCTTTGCCATTCCGCAA GTGAGCCACTTTGCCACGTGCGAATGCCTGTCCGATAAGCAGCAGTACCCAAATTTCTTCAGAACCATCCCCAGTGACCAATTCCAGGCTGACGCGCTGGCCAAGCTGGTCAAACACTTCGGGTGGACTTGGATTGGAGCTGTCCGGTCTGATTCGGACTATGGCAACAATGGCATGGCGTCTTTCCTGGACGCAGCGCGGAAGGAGGGCATCTGTGTGGAGTATTCTGAGTCTTTCTACCGGACCAACCCACGAAGCAAGATCCAGAGAGTGGCTGACGTTATCCGCAG GTcaacagctgttgttgttgtggcatTTGTTGCCTCTGGAGACCTGAGGATCCTGCTGGAAGAGCTGTCTCTCAAGCCTTCTCCCCCTCGCCAGTGGATAGGCAGTGAGTCCTGGGTAACAGACCCGGACATGCTGAGGTTCAGCTTCTGTGCCGGAGCCATTGGATTCGGAATTCAGCAATCTGTCATCCCAGGCTTCAGAGACTTCTTGCTGGATCTCTCTCCCACAGAAGTTGCTGCCTCTCCCATGCTTACTGAGTTCTGGGAAGATACATTCAACTGCAAACTGGGAAAAA ctACATCTGaaggtgagagtgtgtgtgctgggaCTGAAGACATACACACCCTTCAGAGCCCGTACACTGACACCTCTCAGCTCCGAGTCACTAACATGGTATACAAGGCTGCCTATGCCATAGCTCATGCTATTCATGACACAGTGTGTTGGAACACAAATACGACAGCTCAGTGTGACAAATTCAGCAGAATAGAGTCACAAGAG GTTCTTAATCAGCTGAAGAAAGTTGATTTCATTCAAAATGGTTACCATGTGTCATTTGATGTCAATGGGGATCCTGTGGCCATATATGAGCTGGTTAACTGGCAGAGAAGTCAAAGTGGCAGCATTGAGTTAGTGACGGTAGGACACTACAATGCATCACTGCCGGTGGGCAAGGAGTTCCACATCAACAAGGACCTCACCTGGGTGGAGGGTGGCACACAA GTGCCTGTGTCTATGTGCACTGACAGCTGTCCACCAGGAACTCGTAAAGTGCTGCAGAAAGGAAAGCCCATCTGCTGTTATGATTGTATACCATGTCCTGAGGGAGAGATAAGCAATGCTACAG ATTCCTCTGATTGTTTCCCCTGCTTGAGGGAGTTCTGGCCTAATTCAGAGCGAAACACTTGTTTCCCCAAGCCTGTAGAGTTTCTTTCCTTCAACGAGGTCCTAGGAATTGTCCTGGCTGCATTCTCAGTCGGTGGAGCCTGTCTTGCCATCACAATAGCAGCTGTATTCCTTCGTCATAGAAAAACTCCAATTGTCAGGGCCAACAACTCTGAGCTGAGCTTCTTGCTGCTCTTTTCCCtgactttgtgtttcttgtgttcatTAGCGTTCATTGGAGCGCCCTCTGAGTGGTCCTGCATGCTGAGACACACAGCGTTCGGCATCACCTTTGTCCTCTGCATCTCTTGTGTTCTTGGGAAAACTATAGTTGTGTTAATGGCCTTCAGAGCTACACTACCAGGTAGTAATGTGATGAAATGGTTTGGGCCTCCACAGCAAAGAATGACCgttgtgtttttcacttttattcaaGTATTAATATGCACTATTTGGTTGATTCTTAGTCCCCCTTTCCCAATGAAAAACCTTACCATATACAAGGAGAGGGTCATCCTGGAGTGTGCACTAGGCTCAGCTATCGGATTTTGGGCTGTGCTTGGCTACATAGGTCTATTAGCCATCTTTTGCTTTGTGTTAGCTGTCCTAGCCCGTAAACTAcctgataattttaatgaagccAAGCTCATCACCTTTAGCATGCTCATATTCTGTGCAGTCTGGATCACGTTTATCCCAGCTTATGTCAGCTCTCCTGGAAAGTTCACTGTGGCTGTGGAGATATTTGCCATTCTTGCCTCCAGTTTTGGACTCATACTTTGCATATTTGCTCCAAAGTGTTTCATCATATTGTTCAAGCCAGAGAAGAACACCAAGAAACATTTAATGAACAAATATCAATCCTAA
- the LOC132979883 gene encoding extracellular calcium-sensing receptor-like: MHMEGDVVLGGLFKVHYSSIFPELSFTSEPNQPRCQGFDIQGFRHAHTMAFAINEINKNPNLLPNVTVGYSLYDNCATLGIALRASLSLASGQEEQILLDETCVGSNPVLGIVGDSYSTFTIATSDVIGLFQLPIVSYYATCPCLSDRKRFPSFFRTIPSDTFQVRAMIQILNHFSWTWVGLLVSDDDYGLHAARSFQSDLAQSGQGCLAYTEILPWDNDPMENRRIVNLIKTSTARVVIVFAHEIHMIHLMEEVVRQNVTGRQWMASEAWTASTVLQTPHLMPYLGGTLGIAIRRGEIPGLREFLLQIRPDQNYNKSYGNSIVKQFWEYTFQCTIGPAPAGWIEAEGKLCTGQEDLESAGTELLDTSELRPDYNVYKAVYALAYALDDMLRCVPGTGPFSGHSCASLQRMEPWQLVHYLQKVNFTTSFGDIVSFNENGDVLPIYDIMNWQWLPDVKTKVHGVGEVKRSHSKGEELTIDENKIFWNFEPKEPPRSVCSESCAPGTRMARKKGETECCFDCVPCSEGKISNETDSMECTSCPEDYWSNARHDRCVPKKTEFLSYHEPLGICLTSTSLLGAFLCAVVLIIFIHHRSTPMVRANNSELSFLLLVSLKLCFLCSLLFIGRPRLWTCKLRHAGFGIIFVLCVSCILVKTMVVLAVFKASKPGGGAVIKWFGAMQQRGTVLGLTSVQAAICTAWLVTYPPTPHKNTLYHNDKIVYECVVGSKVGFAVLLGYIGFLAILSFLLAFLARNLPDNFNEAKLITFSLLIFCAVWGAFVPAYVNSPGKYADAVEVFAILCSSFGLLVALFGPKCYIILLRPERNTKKAIMGRGATKS, translated from the exons ATGCACATGGAGGGCGATGTTGTTCTTGGTGGACTGTTTAAGGTCCACTACTCATCCATCTTTCCTGAGCTTTCCTTCACCTCTGAGCCTAATCAGCCGAGGTGCCAAGG CTTTGATATTCAAGGATTCAGGCATGCTCACACCATGGCATTTGCTATAAATGAGATCAACAAAAACCCCAACCTGCTACCTAATGTTACTGTGGGATACAGTCTTTATGACAACTGTGCCACACTTGGAATAGCATTACGTGCTTCTCTGTCACTGGCCAGTGGTCAAGAGGAGCAGATTCTTTTGGATGAGACTTGTGTGGGGTCCAATCCAGTCTTGGGGATTGTTGGTGATTCATATTCAACTTTTACTATTGCCACGTCTGATGTGATAGGTTTATTCCAATTGCCCATT GTGAGTTACTATGCCACATGTCCATGCCTGAGTGATCGAAAACGCTTTCCATCCTTCTTTAGAACAATTCCAAGTGATACTTTCCAG GTGCGTGCTATGATCCAGATTCTAAACCACTTCAGCTGGACTTGGGTAGGCCTTCTGGTCAGTGATGATGACTATGGACTTCATGCTGCCCGCTCCTTCCAGTCAGACTTGGCACAGTCTGGTCAAGGCTGTCTGGCCTACACAGAGATTCTGCCCTGGGACAATGACCCTATGGAAAATAGAAGGATTGTGAATTTGATTAAAACATCCACAGCCCGTGTGGTCATTGTTTTTGCACATGAGATTCACATGATTCACCTTATGGAAGAG GTTGTGAGGCAAAATGTGACCGGCCGGCAGTGGATGGCAAGTGAAGCCTGGACAGCATCCACTGTGCTCCAGACCCCGCATCTCATGCCTTACTTGGGTGGCACACTGGGAATCGCCATCCGTCGAGGAGAAATACCAGGGCTCAGGGAATTCCTCCTACAAATACGTCCTGAccaaaactacaacaaaagcTATGGAAATAGCATA GTGAAGCAGTTCTGGGAGTACACATTTCAGTGCACAATTGGACCCGCTCCGGCAGGTTGGATTGAAGCGGAGGGAAAATTATGCACTGGGCAGGAAGATCTAGAGAGTGCAGGGACAGAGTTATTGGATACATCAGAGCTCAGGCCAGACTACAATGTGTACAAGGCTGTGTATGCTTTGGCGTATGCCCTGGATGATATGCTGCGCTGTGTGCCAGGAACAGGGCCTTTTAGTGGTCACAGCTGTGCCAGTTTACAAAGAATGGAGCCTTGGCAG CTTgttcattatttacaaaagGTCAACTTCACCACGTCATTTGGTGatattgtttcatttaatgAAAATGGTGATGTCTTGCCAATCTATGATATCATGAACTGGCAGTGGCTCCCTGATGTCAAAACTAAAGTTCATGGTGTGGGAGAGGTTAAGAGGTCACACTCCAAAGGAGAAGAACTCACAattgatgaaaacaaaatattctgGAACTTCGAACCTAAAGAG CCACCTCGCTCAGTATGCAGTGAGAGCTGTGCTCCAGGTACTCGCATGGcaagaaagaaaggggaaacTGAGTGCTGTTTCGACTGTGTCCCTTGTTCTGAGGGAAAAATCAGCAATGAGACTG ACTCTATGGAATGCACCAGTTGTCCAGAGGACTATTGGTCAAACGCCCGCCATGACCGCTGTGTTCCTAAGAAAACTGAGTTTCTCTCTTATCATGAGCCGTTGGGTATCTGCTTGACAAGCACATCGTTGCTGGGCGCATTTCTCTGTGCTGTCGTCCTGATAATCTTCATCCATCATCGCAGCACACCCATGGTACGAGCCAACAATTCCGAACTCAGTTTCCTCCTCCTAGTGTCACTTAAACTATGTTTCCTGTGTTCACTGCTGTTTATCGGCCGCCCCAGACTATGGACGTGCAAATTGAGACATGCAGGATTTGGCATAATCTTTGTGCTTTGTGTCTCATGTATTCTGGTGAAAACTATGGTGGTTCTTGCCGTGTTCAAGGCCTCCAAGCCAGGAGGTGGCGCTGTTATCAAGTGGTTTGGTGCCATGCAACAGAGAGGGACAGTCCTGGGTCTAACATCTGTTCAAGCAGCAATTTGCACTGCTTGGCTTGTAACTTACCCACCAACACCTCATAAAAACACTCTTTATCACAATGACAAAATAGTTTATGAGTGTGTAGTCGGGTCCAAAGTTGGGTTTGCAGTATTACTTGGCTATATTGGCTTTCTGGCAATCCTCAGCTTCCTGCTAGCATTTCTGGCAAGGAATCTTCCTGACAACTTCAATGAGGCCAAACTCATCACTTTCAGTTTGCTTATTTTCTGTGCTGTGTGGGGGGCCTTTGTCCCTGCCTATGTTAACTCACCAGGGAAATATGCAGATGCAGTGGAAGTATTTGCCATCCTTTGCTCCAGTTTTGGTCTTTTGGTAGCACTGTTTGGACCCAAATGTTACATAATCCTGCTGAGAccagagaggaacacaaagaaAGCAATCATGGGGAGAGGTGCTACAAAGTCATAA